The proteins below come from a single Caldisericia bacterium genomic window:
- a CDS encoding dual specificity protein phosphatase family protein: MKTFPFSNFSWVEKDKIAASDFPYTEEHFKFLKSVGIRAIVTLTEEDVSKSLIEKYRFRHLHLPIGDFGVPSLSQVKKFLKWAKLMEVWGQPVLVHCRAGIGRTGTMLSVYYIWKGFSAEDSIKMVRNKRGSGVETLSQESFIYEVEELIPVIYPDKEEELFYVLLETMKVLRKECPWDRKQTRSSLMKYFIDEVEEVVKAEKEGDLDNFVEELGDVLLHIIFQCEIGRERDEFNITDVIDTLLKKLVRRHPHVFKDEVLRTDKDVEERWEEIKR; the protein is encoded by the coding sequence ATGAAAACCTTCCCTTTTTCAAATTTTTCCTGGGTTGAGAAGGATAAAATTGCCGCCTCAGATTTTCCATATACAGAGGAACATTTCAAATTTTTAAAAAGTGTTGGCATAAGAGCTATAGTTACATTAACTGAAGAGGATGTTTCAAAGTCCTTAATTGAGAAGTATAGATTCAGGCATCTTCACCTGCCTATAGGTGATTTTGGAGTTCCTTCTCTTTCTCAAGTTAAGAAATTTTTAAAATGGGCGAAACTAATGGAGGTATGGGGGCAACCTGTGCTTGTCCATTGCCGTGCTGGAATTGGAAGAACTGGGACAATGCTTTCGGTTTATTACATCTGGAAGGGTTTTAGTGCCGAAGATAGTATAAAGATGGTTAGAAATAAAAGAGGAAGTGGTGTAGAAACACTATCTCAGGAGAGTTTTATTTATGAAGTTGAGGAGTTAATCCCTGTTATATATCCGGATAAAGAGGAAGAGTTGTTCTATGTCTTACTTGAAACAATGAAGGTCTTAAGAAAAGAGTGTCCGTGGGACAGAAAACAAACAAGGTCTTCACTTATGAAGTATTTCATTGATGAAGTGGAAGAGGTAGTTAAAGCTGAGAAGGAAGGTGATTTAGATAATTTTGTTGAAGAACTTGGAGATGTACTTCTTCACATAATTTTTCAATGTGAGATTGGAAGGGAGAGAGATGAATTCAATATAACTGATGTAATTGATACTCTACTTAAGAAACTTGTAAGAAGGCATCCCCATGTCTTTAAAGACGAGGTTCTTAGAACAGATAAAGATGTGGAGGAGAGATGGGAAGAGATAAAGAGG